GTTACTCTTTGCCCCAAATCATAGGTATGAGTCTGTGGGTAGCAGTGACTTGCGCCAAGGGAAGTGAACGTGGCAGTTGAAAGCCATTAAATTGGTCCAATAAGAGTCGATGTCTTTTTAGGTTTctgggaggggggagaaggTTTTGCAGTGAGGTGACTCTCCCTCGTTTGATGCTTTCAGACGATGTCATTGAGAAGCAGATAGAGGACGGTCTGCTCAAACCTGAGCTGAGGGAAAAGATCAGCTATGTGCTCCTCAGGAAGCACCGCCACCAGACCAAGAAGCCCATCCACCGGTCCTTGGCCGACATCGGCAAGTCGGTGTCCTCCAACACCAGTGAGTGCTTGGCATCCCACCCGCACCCAATTGCATCCTTAGATCTTCAGTTAGCAGTCCCTGGGGGAAGCAGATCTCAGgagacaaagaagcaaaaacacGAACCGTCTGGGGCGTGAAACTGTTTATGGCAGCAGGAAAAACCCCAGAAGTTTTACCACCTGCTGAGAGTGGCAGATCATGGAAGCTAAAAGCCAAAGCAGTGTCTGCTGAGGTGGGCAGAAGCATTGGCGGTCACTTGGCCAAGGAGCAAGCAGCCTACAGACAAATCCAGTCTGCTCCGTCACTGAACCTGCCTATTTCTGAGCCTTTATAAAAggggatttgtttgttttcacgCTAGATTATTTACTTAGATTTAAATGGAGGTCATTTGGTGGAGCCCAGGATTTGCCAGGCTTCAGCTGCTCTCTGGGCagacacaaacagcagcacccaaacCCAAAGTGCACGTGGAATTGGCTGTCAATAAGCAATGTATCCACCCCACGGGCATCCCAAGGtcttacagcagaaaaatcatcatttgtagctgagaatctgctctatcaaagagtgttactgtgttctttgtgcCTGTTGCagtttacatggaaataaatggcaggcattacttttggagtgacctatgAAGAAGCATGGGttctttgggaaaagaaattgCCATCTGAACCCAGTGATGGCCTCAAAGAGGGCCTTGACCAGGCATGGGGGTGTTCAACCTCTACTGAAAGCACACAAGGCTCAAGGCAGCGAAGCCTAATTTTTGCTAATGGAAAAATTACTATGGGTGGAATGAATTGCAGCTGAGTTCCCTGTGgttctcccttcctttccatcctCTCTTTTCCCAGATCGCAGCCCCGTTCGGAGcccagctgcaggtgctgccttCCACCGCTCCACGGAGGACCTTCGGATGCGGCAGAGCGCGAGCTATGGCCGCCTGCGTAAGCTgggggtgggcagcagggagctgaaacCATCCAAAAAGAagcagggagggggggggataCAAAACTGAGCTGCATTGTGAGGTGGGGTCCTGCCACACCACTATCTCTGGGCATGAATGAGATGCGTTTTGTGCAGCTGTGGGATGGCTGATGTTAGGAAAGCTGTTATTATTGAGCTTTTATCTTACTGCAGGCCTGGCTGCGCTAAATAATGATTTATTCCCTCTGAAGTCTTCCTGCCCTGTTTCATTCTTCCACGTGGGGCTGAGGTTCAGCTGCACACCATATGGAGTTTTTCTCACCCTGCTTCTCTCTCATCTCCAGGCCACGTGCAGAGCCGAAGCATGAATGATATCTCAGACACACCGAGCACCGACCAGGTAATAACCCCCAAATTTCTGTGCAATGTAATGAGAAACATCTCTAACACAGCTGGCTGCTATGGGCCTGCTTGCGGATGCACTGTGATGTGTGGGAGACTCCATGAGTTAAGATCCATGTGAGCGTTGCGCAGTCAATAACCACACAAATTACTAATTAGTGAAACGAATACTCATATTGATTCTTGCTGTTCATGGGGAAGCTGTCCCAGaaaaaaccatagaatcatagaatcctttacattgaaaaagaccttgaagttcatcaagtccaattAGGCATGCTTCCTGTGCTATCCTGCCAACATATGGCTTGCAGGATGGAGCTTGCCATTCAGTCCTTGGAAATACATTTGATGTTCTCCTGCAGCTTTCAGTCTTCAGTGTGTTTGACCTGAAGCATCTGGTGGAGAGCAAAAGGTGGATGTGTTTGaagtgcagctgctggagctggaagTTGACTGGGGGAAATATGGCATGAAGGCCAAAACTGTGCAGGTTGAGTCCACTTGCAGCAAttagctgtttttctgcttcaagGGGGTGTAATGCCCCAAATCTGGCAGCAGTGAGCTAATTAGCAAGCCCAGACAGTGGGAATGGAAGGGTCTGGCAGGGATTTGAAGGGTACAGTGTGGTATAAGTGATTGCCTTGCCCCAAGGGACGTCCTCAGTGGGCTTATCTGATGTGATGCAATGGATAGAAATCCCTATTTTCCTGGCTTGCCTGAGCTCTGGGGCTCTTCATGCCATGGTAACGTCTCCAAGCTTGGCCTCACCCTTTGGGGGCTGGCTTTGAAATACATCATTGTGTGTCAGAAGGGATTGTGCCCCCTCTGTCTGCTTCTCTTGCCCGCTGCCATCCAGCAGGTGGCACATCCCCAAACCCAGGCACTGGGTGCaaggagggagcagcaggatgaggaTGTCACAACGCATGGGAGACAGCTCACAAGAAGTTTTCCAGTGTACCTTCCTAAATTAGAGCTGCAATAAAGCAAGCCAATGGCCCAGTAATAGACCCCAAGTATCAGCCTCCAGCAATGGGATGCAGGGGGTTAATTCCAAAATATGCAAAGCATGTAGGACCAAGAATGCTGGGTATAATCGCTCTGTAGGCCTGCTACAAAGGGACTTGTTCAATGTTACATGAAGCTTAGTGGCCACTGTTAACTCCTGCTCTTGCTTATTCCAAGCTGCATTGGAGGAAttggtttattattatttttctttttctttttttttcatcattctttttttttccatttgggtTTAAAGGATTAGAAAGGGAGAGCTTGCTGCCCAACTCACATGCCTCCCCTCATGCTGGCATATAGATTATAATAACACCCTGCCTCGGTTTGTATTGAACCATTTGGGGCTAATAATGAAAGAGCTGCAGGGGAGAAGAGAcctgggaaaaaaatccatgatGGAGGTTTCCTGTTTGCATTATCCATTCCTGCTCTGAAGATGGGATGTGGGGGAACCGAGCTACAAAGACAGGAGCTCAATGCACCTGTGCAAAGCACCAAGTAGTGTTTCAGCCTCTGGGGGGAGCCTGGGGCTACAGGGCTGCAAGCAGGCTTAGAGAGACGCCTGCAGGCTTCCCACTGAATCAGTATTTTGGCTTAGATTTGATGCAGTCAGTCTGGGGATTGCCGTGGGCTTTCCTTGCTTAGACCCCAAGCACAACAAAGCACCTTTTCCAGAACACGCAGTTGCACGTTTGCAACCCGGAGCACGTGTTTTCAAGTTAATCTTGGGCTTAGAGGTGGTGTTGAAATTCACAGATTCAGCTTTACGAATTCTCCCTGTTTTATTTGTGGAAATGGCCCTCACATCCCCTGGGAGCCCCAGGAGAGCTGAGACTGGAGCCTGCAGCCCACACCTGGTGCTGCAGCTTTAGTGTTTGTAGTCAGGATACAGAAGAGAAGGACAGGTTGGATTTTAGTGACCGTTCCCTTCCCTGCCTCATCTTCCccaacagctgaaaaacaagttCATCAAGAAGATCCCCAAGGATGCAGAGGCCTCCAACGTGCTGGTGGGAGAAGTGGAATTCCTTGAGAAGCCCTTCGTAGCGTTTGTGAGGCTGCTCCAGGCGACGATGCTGGGAGGGGTGACAGAGGTGCCCGTCCCCACCAGGTGAGCCTGGTTCTGAAGCACTGTCTGGTCTCACTACACGGGAGGTGGCAGTGCAAGGATGCCAACACGGTGCCACTCCTTTCCCAGATTCCTCTTTATTCTCCTGGGCCCTGCAGGAAAAGCCAAATCCTACAATGAGATCGGCAGAGCCATCGCGACCCTCATGGTGGATGATGTGAGTAAATGCCAAACCTGGCCCTGCTGGGAGCCCCTCTTGCTCAGGGCTGAAAGAAGAATGCAGTTTGCATCCTATTGCTCAAATGAACAAACTTGAAACATCTGTAATAAcgtgggggggagggggtacAATATATGGGTGCTGTCCCCAAACTGACAGCTCTCTTGACCCTCAGCTCTTCAGTGATGTTGCTTACAAAGCCCGAGATAGAGAAGACCTGATCGCTGGCATAGATGAATTTCTGGATGAAGTCATTGTTCTGCCACCTGGAGAGTGGGACCCCAATATTAGGATTGAGCCACCCAAAAAAGTGCCCTCAGCTGAGAAAAGGTGAGTGGGAGACGTGGGGTTGGCCCCGGCCCTTGTGGTTGTCCCCATCTGTCTCATTTTGAAGATGCTGGAGGAGGACAGCCTCATTGCTTGTCCTCATCCCCGTGTGTAACAGCTGCAGTAATGATCATTCCCACAGgaaatcagttttctctttgaatgaAGTGGGGCAGATGAATGGCACAGCTGGTGGGGCAGGTGCTGGGAGCGGAGGAGGAGGCAGCGATGATGGGGAGATGCCTGAAGTGCATGAAATTGGGGAAGAGCTCGCATGGACTGGCAGGTGAGCATCACCCAGCCACCCAAAAACCCCAGAGGGTACAGGCACCCAtcagcatctcctgctgctcaCCCTGTAGCTTCCAGGAATGCAAAAGGATGAATTCCTAATGGGAACAGGCTTTTGTGCAATGCTTTACACAGTTTGGATCTCATCCTTGGCTTTATCTCCACAGGTTTTGTGGTGGCCTCTATTTGGATATCAAAAGGAAGCTGCCCTGGTTCCCAAGTGACTTCTATGAAGGCTTTCATATCCAGTCCATCTCTGCCATCTTGTTCATCTACCTGGGCTGCATCACCAACGCCATCACGTTCGGGGGTTTGCTTGGGGATGCGACAGACAACTACCAGGTAAAGTCCAAGGACAGGGGTCACTTTGGCTTAGCAAAGAGGCAAACAGGGGTGAGATGGGATGCAGTGGGTTCTACTCCCACGTGCCGTGCCAATCTTTGATGTGAGGGGTGGAAACTCATTCCCAAATTGTAGAatggagtcatagaattgctcaggttggaaatgaccttaaagatcatcaagtccaaccacaacctaaccatacaATTCTAACgaccctctgctaaatcatggccctgagcaccacatccagatggcttttaaacacattcGGGGATGGTGGcacaaccacctccctgggtggcacattccagtgcttaacaaccctttctgtaaagaagttcttcctgatatccagcctaaacctcccctgggGAGGCTGTCCCCAAATAGTTGGAAGATGGGAAAGCCTGTATCGGTGACAATACCAAGAGCAAGGGAACGTGATCCCAAGCCATCTTAGACGAGTCCAAACAGGAGTCCTTAATTCCCATCTCTACCTGGGGTATCCCTGGGGATGTAACTGGCACAGCACCACCATAACTCTTGGTTTACTCTGTTCCCAGGGAGTCATGGAGAGCTTCCTTGGCACAGCAATGGCAGGTTCCATGTTTTGCCTCTTTGCTGGGCAGCCGCTCATCATCCTCAGCAGCACTGGCCCCATCCTCATCTTTGAGAAGCTGCTCTTTGACTTCAGCAAGTAGGTGCTGAGTGATGCCAGAGGGAGTGGGGACTCTTTGTTACCGGGATGGGGTCTGACCCCAACCCATTGCACGTTCCTGGACTGCTCTCATTTTCTGCCTGCTTTCAGAGGTAACGGCATCGACTACATGGAGTTCCGCCTCTGGATCGGCTTGCACTCTGCCCTACAGTGCCTTATCCTGGTGGCCACTGATGCCAGCTTCATTATAAAGTACATCACCCGCTTCACAGAGGAAGGCTTCTCCACCCTCATCAGCTTCATCTTCATCTACGATGCCATCAAGAAGATGATAGGGGCCTTTAAGTACTATCCCATCAATTCGGACTTCAAGCCGGACTATGTGACCATGTACAAATGCGAGTGCATTGCTCCTGACCCAGGTGAGTACAAACCTTTCTCAGTTctggatggggagggggaggtgggTGCCCATAGGGGGGTCCCGCTGCAGGTAGATTCCAAACTGGATCATCAGCCAAAGACACTGAAGGAGCTACCAGTGGGAATGGGGCAGAGAGACCTCATCGCCTCCTCGGGGGGTGATTTTGGGCAAGGTGATGGAAACGGTGCCTCATCCCATGGCCAAGTGTGTTGCTGCTCGCTGGGATACGTTGAGCAGCGTTGGAgagcctggagcagctggaCCTGGAtggataaaaaaggaaagatggaaagcaaaattgtttttatttcctttttcttggaTCATTGATTCCACACTGCTGCCAATGGAAACTTCTTTCCAGAAAACATGTTGAGTCCTCTCCTGTTTCTGGAATGCCTGAAGAGTGTCCCAATGGGCTTTGGAGAAACTCCTGgactgtttttttgtgtttcttttcctctttttcttgctcCTTTTCAAAAAGGAGAGGCCACAAGGCTCTGAGCAAAAAGGTCTTTTGACATCTCCTCTGGTTTTGATCCAGtttcttttaagagaaagaagctgcaatttcttattaaaacaaGCTGTGCTTTGGAGGAAGCGAAGCGAAGGCATCATCCAGCCATAGCTTTCTCTGGCAAAGAGGACTGTAATTCAGCCTTGCcctaaaaatgctgcttttttgccACCAGTGCCTCTATTTGCTCCTGAATAGATGTGCAATGATCCCAAATCCACGCAACTCAAATGCTCCCGCTGCggatggaggagaaaaagaggggtgacagtgaagaaataaaaggcatcCAACATCTGCCATACAACCTGCCCCAATGTATCCATTGCTTCAAGATGAGATCTGCCGTGATGGAAACAGCACTCAGTCCCTTCTCTGATTTGATTTTGTGGGggttgtttggtgtttttttttgacTCAATTCCCATTTACTCACCATGCACTGAATGACTCGACCACATCGGGTTTGGGATGGAAGCTCCCAGTGATGGCACCTTCCTTTTGGAACCCAGGCTCTCCCAGTGTTGGCCAGCTTAACCTAAGTGCAACCCCCAGGGTTGAAACATCCCAACCTCACAGAGGTTTCTCCCTTCCAGAGACCCCCACTCCAGCCTCTGCCTAGAGCAAGCCCCACTGTTGGCACCAAGAGCCATCTACACCACCCCAAACCTCCAACCTCTGGGCAATGAGGCCCTTCTTCCTCACCTTTGCTGCCCTGGGCACCAAAGCAAAGATGGATTTTCCATTCCTCTAGATATTGAGAagttatgtttattttcccttccatactcttttttttccccccctttttttcttttttttttaatagttctgATTTTTGATTATTATAACTGATTTGTACCATATTTGTCTCTGCTGCACACATCAATTTGGGCTGATTTCAATCTCAAGTGAGTATCACCTTCTAAATATTAAAGCTCTTTTAATATTTGATACTCGTACCCCCGTGGGGCTTTGGttgctatctttttttttttttctcatgtattttacttttctctctgctccaaTAGAAGGGTTTATGTAGAGCCTTTACAGGTTCCTTCATAAGGTTACTGTTAATGCTACACCACTCTTTGGGTTGTAGAAGtaattataaaaaagaaataaaattcaattgctggaaaagcaaaaagttatggaggaaaataataatgataacttatataaatatatttatatgtttgaATGCTGTAAAGAGGGCGGGCTGGGTttgccagcactgcttcctgGAGCCTGGTTCCAGCAGCCCCCAGATTCTCTGCTTCTAACCCAGCAATTGCTTCTCCTTCATTAATTCTCTGCACCGGGGGAGGCTGCAGCAAGGTGGAGCAGCCGAACTCCCACCTGACCACAGGAAGAGGATGGACCCCAGGGATTGGGGGGGAGAGCAATCCTGGACCCCATGTAGGGCAGCACGAGGAGCTCCTGGCACCGTGGAGCTGCATCGCCCGAAGAGCGGAACCTCTCTttgtgctggaggagaaggTGCCATGGTTAGAGAGGAGAACCCAGCAGGTTGCCTTTTACTGATTGCTTTGCAGAGCCACAAAAACACctcccaaaaaaaaaatataagttttatatatatatatttacacatagACATAAAATAACGCCTATGCTAAGCTATGCCAACAGATTGAGTGTTAATGGGTGCCACCTCTCCAAAATGGACAGGCTGCTTTCTTggtctttattttccccccttttcacCCTTTGGATTGCATCTCCGACTCAGGTGGCTCCAAGGGGAGTGCATGGGATTAATCAGGGAGAAGTTACTGGGGGGTTAGAAACAGGGTGTGCTCCCCAAACCTTGGTCAGCCCTTGGGGGTCGACCGCTGCACAGGGCTTCAGAGGATGTGCTTGGCACTACGTTTGCTCTTACACCCCCCACCCCGGTCCAGGCTGAACCATGTTTCTCTGCATGGAGCCTGGCCAGTTTTTAAATGCAGGAACCTCTCTGTTAGCCAAGAACCTTAATAACAAACTTCTTTCCTGCAGCCAACATGACACTGTTCGATGCTTCAGTTCCAGTAGCAGCAAACACCACTAACACATCTCTGGTAAGCGGGGTTGTGTGTTCCCATGGGGGGAGTTGTAGCATGGCTGACCCTGGGGAATAGGTTGAGGTCTGGGGGAACGCTTTGCAACTATTTGGGCTCATGGTTTGGCTCAGCAGCACCAAATCcccactttttttcccaaattcaTGGCATCTCTGGGGTCTTCCCATGGTTATGGGGTTGGAGCATCCCCCACTGGAAACACCCCTTCCTTGCGCACTGTCATTGCTTACCTCTaattgtgatttttctctttttttttttgtgggggggggggcttctCCCCAGTACAATGCTATTAACCTCACAGCTCTGGATTGGACTCAGCTGAGTAAGAAGGAGTGTCTCAAGTACGGTGGCAGCTTAGTGGGAAAATCCTGTAAATTCGTGCCCGATTTGGCCCTCATGTCCTTCATCCTCTTCTTTGGGACCTACTCCATGACGCTCACCTTGAAGAAGTTCAAATTCAGCCGCTACTTCCCCACCAAGGTAAGAACAGCACTGACATCTGCGGGATTTTACCCCAATTTTTCCCAAAGGTAGGAAgaatgggagctgctgggtgagaAAATAGGTCCATGTTTCTCTTTTACGACAAAAGGAGATGTTGGTATCAATAAGGATAATCCTCTCTGAGGTTTCAGATGCTGCTTGGGCTCTTGCGTGTTGGATACCCTAAAGCCATGCAATCCAAAGGgtgaaaaaatgctttttgtgaGCTATGCCCATCCGTGTGCAGAGCTGGAACGCCAAGGGGAAGCATCAGATATGGCAGCAAATTCCTCCATCCCATTAATTGCCCTTTCTGCCCCCAATTTCCCATCTACCTCCAGGTCAGGGCCTTCATTGCTGATTTTTCCAATGTCTTCTCCATCCTGCTGTTTTGTGGTGTGGATGCCTGTTTCGGCCTGGACACCCCGAAGCTGCACATCCCCAGTATCATCAAGGTTTGGCCGCACTGCTGTGGTCTGTGCCTCTTCGCCACTCTCCCTTCAGCTTCTCAGTGCTTTTAGAGGGACATAGTGGTCCTGTTCTTCCTTTTGGGGCCAAAAACGCGGTGTCTGAGCACCTTCTGAAAAACTATGTGGTGTTTCTGGGGGAATATTCTAATTCTGTgacctttcttcctccttcttctttcctttcccctctctctgtTCTTCCCACCTCTCACTCTGGCAGCTCCGTAAGCTCATTAGCGATTTCTCTATCTTTATGTCCATACTAATGtttgtggggctggatgtgctTTTCGGACTGAACACCCCAAAGCTCCAAGTGCCTACTGACTTTAAGgtaaaaaaacaataaatccCTTTCTGGAAGTGTTGCTGAAAACATCTCTTCCCCATCAGTGGTGTGGGAAAGCTGTGTAAGGGCAGCTCGGTCCATCTGGGGAATATTTGGGGCTGCAACACGTGGCTATGGGGGCGGATGAACATGGGATGAAATGATGCTCATGAGGAATGGGGTGTGAGGTGATGTGGGGCTTGCCAACATTGCCAAGCTTAGGGTTCTTCTCGGCTGTGGCATGCAAACTGCTCTCTCCTCCCAGCCCACGCGTGTGGACCGAGGGTGGTTTGTCTTTCCCTTTGGGAAGAACCCATGGTGGGTGTACCTGGCCAGTGCGCTGCCTGCCCTGCTCGTCACCATCCTCATCTTCATGGACCAGCAGATCACAGCTGTCATTGTCAACAGGAAGGAGCACAAGCTGCGGGTGAGTCGGGATGCACCCTCACgtgggatcatagaatcatggcatttgaattggaagggaccccttAATAGgggccatctggtccaactctcctgcagtgaacagatccatcagtgctcagagccctgtccaggGACATAGGGACACAGAATGtctttggttggaagggatctcaaagatcatttGGCTACAACCCTCCTGCTTAGTGCAGGATTTCCCAACCACTAAATCAGtcaccagaacaggctgcccacagcccaaTACAACATGCAATGGATCATCACcactctgggcagcagtgccatgtCCTTATTGTCCTCTCAGTGAAGAATTCCCcccaacatctaatctaaatctcccctcttgcATTTGGCCATACCAAACCTCATTAAGTTCCCATGGGCCAACTTCTCAAGCCTGACTAGGTCCACCAGGATGCCATTCCTCCCTATTAGTGTGTCAGCTGCACCCACTTGGATTGGTGTCATCTCcaaacctgctgagggtgcactcagtcccactgttGGTGTCACTGATAAAAGACATGAAAGAGCTCTGGTCCAAAGAAAGGTGCTCTCCCCAGGGGTAACTCAGGGCACTTCATGGGCTGTAGATGTTGCCAGGGGAAATCTCTGCCTCGCTGGACCCTGTGGTGTACAGAGGGACCTCCCCACACCCCCTGTGACCCTCTGCACTGtgttgcagaaagcagctggctACCACCTGGACCTCTTCTGGGTGGGCATCCTCATGGCAGTGTGCTCCTTCATGGGGCTGCCCTGGTACGTGGCAGCCACCGTCATCTCCATCGCCCACATCGACAGCTTGAAGATGGAGACAGAGACCAGCGCCCCGGGGGAGCAGCCCCAGTTCCTGGGGGTCAGGTGAGGAGGGCTCAGCCGTGCTCTGCCCCAATGTTATGGGGACCCATTGGCACAGCCTCACCCCCCTCTTTCCCTGCCCCAGAGAGCAGAGGGTGACGGGCATCATCGTCTTCGTGCTCACAGGGATTTCTGTCTTCCTGGCCCCAATTCTGAAGGTAAAacaccccatccctgccatATAGGTGGTTGGGGTGGATTTGTCCCCCTCCCCAGGAGTGAGCTGCCACCTTCCTTGGGGTAAGGGCCATGTTTTTCCATGTCCTCAGTACATCCCCATGCCGGTGCTGTACGGGGTCTTCCTGTACATGGGCGTTGCATCTCTGAACGGCATCCAGGTGAGCACACCTCCTCTCCTGCCACAAAGGGGCCCCATGCCCtcctcactacaacctcctcaaaaatgaggattttggaCCCCAGAACTTATCCATCCCCAGCATTTTCCAGCCATTTGAGGCCACAAATATCCAAACTCCTCTATGAAACATCACAGAGCCCCAGCTGGGGCACGAGAAAAGGGTTTCTCCAGGCAAATGGGAGCCTAtatggggggcagtggggctgacAGCTCACACCAGCCTTCATCCCACTGCAGTTCTGGGACCGCTGCAAGCTCTTCCTCATGCCAGCCAAGCACCAGCCCGACTACGTCTTCCTGCGGCATGTTCCGCTGCGCCGCATCCACCTCTTCACGCTGGTGCAGATCATCTGCCTGGCTGTGCTTTGGATCCTCAAATCCACCGTGGCTGCCATCATCTTCCCTGTCATGGTAAGGTTCAGCCCTGCAGAGTTCCCCAGGTGGCTTTTGCTCGTGTTTTATTGCAAAACAACCCACTGACTTTCTGACTTCCCATGTGCATCATTGCCCCTATTGCTGCTTTGCCTGCAAGATGCTGGGCTTGAAGCAAACCTTGACAAGTGGTGACCCCCGTGTCCTCACTCTCCCATCCCTCTCTCTCAGATTTTAGCCCTGATCCTGGTGCGGCGGCTGCTGGACTTTGTCTTCTCCCAGCATGACCTGGCCTGGATTGACAACATCATCCCcgagaaggagaagaagaaggaagatgacaagaagaagaagaaaaagggcaaCAAAGgggacagcagcagtgatgaggAGGTGTGCAGCTgagggggtggaggggaggTTGGGATGGCATGGGGAGGGGAAGGGTCCCACTGAAACCCCCAGGGCTGCAGTTTGGGGAGAAGGTCTTTGGGTTTAAAAGGGCAGATAAGTGCAATTTGGCCCCATCTCATTCCAGAAGCAGcctggcacacagctgggctCCATTGGGGCAGAGGGGAGTGGGTTTCTAGGGGGTCTCCTTCCTCAACTGGGAGTGTTTCACCTCTGTGTCCTCCCCAGGAAAGAGGTCCTCCACCTGGAGCTTTGCGTTCTGACTCCTCCCCAAATGGTTCCGACATGGATCGCAGgtgagcagcacccacagccccaacACTCACCCTCACATTGCCCCGCAAGGTCCCCCATCCACAACACCAAACATTTCCAGGTCCAGCAGCCAATGCTTCCCATTGAGCATCACTTTTACCACCACCTTGAGCCAGTTCCTATCAGTACCTGGGccattctgaaatgctgaagtatATTTTCACAGCATCCTTTATGATTTTTCAACTGTTCTTTTCCCAGTAGCAGCAGCATCTGGAGTCCTTCCATGGGGGAATTCTGGGCTGTTTTGGGGAGCGGGTGTGCACTGTGCTCACCTCCGcatccccctcctcctcctctgcagcaTTACACTCCACCTGAAGATTTCATGCCCATCATCTCCTGCATTTAATTACTCCAGAAGCCCCATCTGTGCTGTGCCCCAGGTGAAGATAGAGATGGAGTCAGACTATGAGGACACTGACACCGAAAAGCCACCGCGGGACATGGGCAGTGAGACCACGCTATAGTTTTCCTGCAGTACTTCCtctaatttatatatatatatagat
Above is a window of Coturnix japonica isolate 7356 chromosome 22, Coturnix japonica 2.1, whole genome shotgun sequence DNA encoding:
- the SLC4A5 gene encoding electrogenic sodium bicarbonate cotransporter 4 isoform X2, which gives rise to MLEDEDGLSERGLSSSRRRYDDEEDYHSIYIGVPVPRGYRRKRRRRRSASSRDRTSESERHYERQERSDTDDGGGHGCYESGNDNASRTMSPAAERLRYILGDDDEPPNPTLFTEMDTLQHDGEEMEWKESARWIKFEEKVEEGGERWSKPHVSTLSLHSLFELRTCLQTGTVLLDLDGYSLPQIIDDVIEKQIEDGLLKPELREKISYVLLRKHRHQTKKPIHRSLADIGKSVSSNTNRSPVRSPAAGAAFHRSTEDLRMRQSASYGRLRHVQSRSMNDISDTPSTDQLKNKFIKKIPKDAEASNVLVGEVEFLEKPFVAFVRLLQATMLGGVTEVPVPTRFLFILLGPAGKAKSYNEIGRAIATLMVDDLFSDVAYKARDREDLIAGIDEFLDEVIVLPPGEWDPNIRIEPPKKVPSAEKRKSVFSLNEVGQMNGTAGGAGAGSGGGGSDDGEMPEVHEIGEELAWTGRFCGGLYLDIKRKLPWFPSDFYEGFHIQSISAILFIYLGCITNAITFGGLLGDATDNYQGVMESFLGTAMAGSMFCLFAGQPLIILSSTGPILIFEKLLFDFSKGNGIDYMEFRLWIGLHSALQCLILVATDASFIIKYITRFTEEGFSTLISFIFIYDAIKKMIGAFKYYPINSDFKPDYVTMYKCECIAPDPANMTLFDASVPVAANTTNTSLYNAINLTALDWTQLSKKECLKYGGSLVGKSCKFVPDLALMSFILFFGTYSMTLTLKKFKFSRYFPTKLRKLISDFSIFMSILMFVGLDVLFGLNTPKLQVPTDFKPTRVDRGWFVFPFGKNPWWVYLASALPALLVTILIFMDQQITAVIVNRKEHKLRKAAGYHLDLFWVGILMAVCSFMGLPWYVAATVISIAHIDSLKMETETSAPGEQPQFLGVREQRVTGIIVFVLTGISVFLAPILKYIPMPVLYGVFLYMGVASLNGIQFWDRCKLFLMPAKHQPDYVFLRHVPLRRIHLFTLVQIICLAVLWILKSTVAAIIFPVMILALILVRRLLDFVFSQHDLAWIDNIIPEKEKKKEDDKKKKKKGNKGDSSSDEEERGPPPGALRSDSSPNGSDMDRSITLHLKISCPSSPAFNYSRSPICAVPQVKIEMESDYEDTDTEKPPRDMGSETTL
- the SLC4A5 gene encoding electrogenic sodium bicarbonate cotransporter 4 isoform X1, with translation MLEDEDGLSERGLSSSRRRYDDEEDYHSIYIGVPVPRGYRRKRRRRRSASSRDRTSESERHYERQERSDTDDGGGHGCYESGNDNASRTMSPAAERLRYILGDDDEPPNPTLFTEMDTLQHDGEEMEWKESARWIKFEEKVEEGGERWSKPHVSTLSLHSLFELRTCLQTGTVLLDLDGYSLPQIIDDVIEKQIEDGLLKPELREKISYVLLRKHRHQTKKPIHRSLADIGKSVSSNTNRSPVRSPAAGAAFHRSTEDLRMRQSASYGRLRHVQSRSMNDISDTPSTDQLKNKFIKKIPKDAEASNVLVGEVEFLEKPFVAFVRLLQATMLGGVTEVPVPTRFLFILLGPAGKAKSYNEIGRAIATLMVDDLFSDVAYKARDREDLIAGIDEFLDEVIVLPPGEWDPNIRIEPPKKVPSAEKRKSVFSLNEVGQMNGTAGGAGAGSGGGGSDDGEMPEVHEIGEELAWTGRFCGGLYLDIKRKLPWFPSDFYEGFHIQSISAILFIYLGCITNAITFGGLLGDATDNYQGVMESFLGTAMAGSMFCLFAGQPLIILSSTGPILIFEKLLFDFSKGNGIDYMEFRLWIGLHSALQCLILVATDASFIIKYITRFTEEGFSTLISFIFIYDAIKKMIGAFKYYPINSDFKPDYVTMYKCECIAPDPANMTLFDASVPVAANTTNTSLYNAINLTALDWTQLSKKECLKYGGSLVGKSCKFVPDLALMSFILFFGTYSMTLTLKKFKFSRYFPTKVRAFIADFSNVFSILLFCGVDACFGLDTPKLHIPSIIKPTRVDRGWFVFPFGKNPWWVYLASALPALLVTILIFMDQQITAVIVNRKEHKLRKAAGYHLDLFWVGILMAVCSFMGLPWYVAATVISIAHIDSLKMETETSAPGEQPQFLGVREQRVTGIIVFVLTGISVFLAPILKYIPMPVLYGVFLYMGVASLNGIQFWDRCKLFLMPAKHQPDYVFLRHVPLRRIHLFTLVQIICLAVLWILKSTVAAIIFPVMILALILVRRLLDFVFSQHDLAWIDNIIPEKEKKKEDDKKKKKKGNKGDSSSDEEERGPPPGALRSDSSPNGSDMDRSITLHLKISCPSSPAFNYSRSPICAVPQVKIEMESDYEDTDTEKPPRDMGSETTL